The stretch of DNA GTCTGCTTCGGATGGCCGAGTATATTCAGGCAACTAGCCGGGTCGGACGCGGTGCCGTTGCGGGTCTGGTAGTGCCTGTCCTCAATAATGCCAAGCCTCGCGACAGATCGCACTTCGAAACGTTCAAGACATGGCATTCCACCCTTTACAGGGACGTCGAGGCTACAAGCGTCACACCCTTTGCCTCACGAGCACGTGATCGCGCGCTCCATGCTGTGCTTGTAGCCGCCGTAAGGCACCTCATTCCAAGTATGCTGGAAAAACCCGATCAACTGCCTACGGATCGCAGACCCATCGAAGATCTCATCGAGAAAATTTCTGAACGAGCAAGTCGTATCGACAAGCTGGAGATCGACGTCAAAAGTGAGCTGATTGCGAGGCTAGATAGCTGGATCCGCCGTTCACCGCAGCACTATTGGTGGAAGGCAAATCTTTCACTGATGCAGTCCGCCGAGGAGGCCTCTGCCAAGCGAGCTTCCGGTCGAATCGTGGGCCAAGCGTGGCCAACTCCGAATTCGCTAAGAGCCGTCGAGCCAGCAACTCCTTTTCGTCTCGTCGAACGGCTGAGGGGAGCACAATAGATGGCCAACGACCTAGGTGATCTACGTCGAAGCGGAGCAATGGCGACCTTTGGTCCAGGAGCGGTGATTGATTTCAGGGCGCAGGATGCATCCGTGTCCGCCGTAGCGGCCGGGTTGGAGGAATGGGATCGTAACTTTCCGCCAGCGGGCATGCTTCATCCGCAGGCGATACGAGAAGAGCGGCTCCAGAAAAAACTTGGCATCAAGGGATTCCGGTTGCCTCCAGTCCGGGATCCAACATCTGACCAGGACAAACTACGCGCCCTCGTCGCCGTTCGGTTTCCTGAATGGCTACAGTGTCCGCGATGTGATCGAATCGGGCCGGAGAAACTCTGGAGTGACGCACCAGGAAAGGCAGGAGGATGGTGTCCGCAGTGCACGCAGAAGGCACCAGGACAGGTCAGATCTTATGTGGCGATGCGCGATCGGATTCCGGTAGGTATTCATCGCACCGATAAAAAAAGTTTGTCGTCCAAGCCGCTCCTTCTTGGGCTTGGTGGTGTCCCGGTCGCCCATCGGGCCTGTATCTGGCTCGAACGCTTTGGTCATGAGAGGCTCGCCGAAATCCTTGGGTAAATAGCCGCCAGCCGCGCGGACGGCTTCTTCGACCTTGATGAACGCGTCGCGGACGGCATCGACCAGCGGTGTCTGCGCGGTCGCGTTGGTGCTACGAATGAGCGCCGACCATGCCGCATCGCGGATGGTCGGGTGAAGCAGTGCCTTCGGAAATTCGGCCAGCATACGCAGCTGCGAGAAATCTTGTCCGTTCGCAACATTAAGGCCGCGCTGGGTGAAGCTCTTCCAGCCATTGTCGCCATTGATGCCGGCGGTCGCATCGATAAAGCCTTCCCGCTCCAGCCAGCGCCAGGCGCTGTTGACGAGCTTATCGACCATTTGGGCTTTAGGAATGGGATAGGCTTTGCCGTTATGCAATTCGATCACGGACGGCTCCGTGACGGCGTGAGGGATAAAGCCGGCGCTCTGCTGTCGGGGCAGGGCGAGTTTCAAAAGGACAGGGGCCAGCTCCTCGGGAACTAACTTCAAAAGTTGGTCCGGGTCGGGAAACAGTTCGAAAAGTGAACTCATGTAGTTTCCGGTACGGCCCAGATTCGAAGTAAGGGTTGCTAGACTGGGCTTCAGAAAAGAGTAAATGCCGCGAGCAAGTATTTCACGTTCTTGTCACAAGCACCACGACACCGCAGAAAGCGGCGCATATGGCAAAGCATACCGACATATAGCTGCATGGTTTGTCGGCTTCGCTTGCGCGGCGCGCCCAGGCTGCTGCTGTCATTCCGAGAAAAAACGTGGCTACATAAACG from Bradyrhizobium sp. AZCC 1693 encodes:
- a CDS encoding TIGR02391 family protein, which encodes MSSLFELFPDPDQLLKLVPEELAPVLLKLALPRQQSAGFIPHAVTEPSVIELHNGKAYPIPKAQMVDKLVNSAWRWLEREGFIDATAGINGDNGWKSFTQRGLNVANGQDFSQLRMLAEFPKALLHPTIRDAAWSALIRSTNATAQTPLVDAVRDAFIKVEEAVRAAGGYLPKDFGEPLMTKAFEPDTGPMGDRDTTKPKKERLGRQTFFIGAMNTYRNPIAHRHIRSDLSWCLLRALRTPSSCLSWCVTPEFLRPDSITSRTL